The Leptospira neocaledonica DNA window TTTCGAAGCATTTCTTCTTGCATTATTGATTGCAGGAATGATCCAAACTTTGCTTGGGATTTTGAGAACAGGTGCATTATCCGCTTATCTTCCTTCTGCCACGGTTGTGGGGATGTCCGTCGCGATCGGTTTGCTTCTGGTCGTAAAACAATTGCCTCACTTAATCGGTTACGATGTGGAAGAATTCGGGGTCGAAGAATTCGACATCACACAAGAAGACGTTAATGAATCCTACCATGATCCTCATGAAGTGAAAGAGACAAACTCTCTAATGTTACTCGTACATGCTTTCCGGAATTTACAAAGTAATGTGCTCGTGATCGGAGTTATTTCTCTTTTATCCTTTTGGATCTGGGACAGATACTTTGCTAAAAAATTCAAATATGTTCCCGCTTCCTTAGTTGCGATCATTCTTGGAACTTCTACAAATTTACTTTTAGGTCATCTACTTCCTGGGGGAGCTTTGAGCCAGGACCACTTGGTCACTCTTCCCATTTTTAAGAATCCTTCCGAACTTTTTGCTCATCTGGATTTTCCGAACTTCTCCTATTGGGATCAGGCTCCTGTATGGACCTTAGCATTGACTGTCGCGTTTGCTTCTTCCTTAGAATCCTTACTTTCCGTGGAAGTGGTGGATAAACTGGACGAGGAAAATCGTAAGACTCCTATGTCCCAGGAATTGATCGCGCAAGGATTAGGAAATATGGCCTGCGGACTTGCGGGAGGGATCCCGATCACAAGTGTGGTGGTCAGAGGTTCAGTAAACGTTTCTTCTGGCGCGAAGACCAAATTTTCCGCCATATTTCATGGAGCTTGGATAGGGATCAGTGTATTACTTTTTCCTAAATTTATGAATACCATTCCGCTCGCTTCTCTTGCGGCGATCCTGACTTTTACGGGTCTCAAACTCGCAAAACCTGCGATGTTCCGTTTGATGTTCCAAAAAGGGTATTCTCAGTTTCTTCCATTCTTGGCAACTGTAGTCGTTACATTCTTCACTAATGTTCTGATCGGAACATTCTGCGGTATCTTGGTGGCTTTGGTTTTTGTTCTATATGAGGATCATAGGACTGCGATCTATAGGGAAGAGCGTCATGGTAAGTTTAGAAGGATCGTTTTAGGGGAAAATTTAGGCTTCTTTCATAAGGCAAAGATCAAGGCAGTTTTGGAAAGCCAACCTTCCGGGATCACTTTAGAAATAGACGGAACTAGAACACTTCATATGGATCAGGATATCAAAGAATTGATCCATGAATTTAGGAAAAATGCCTACCGTAAGGGGATTACGGTGATCCTAGGAGGGATACCGAATATGGAAAATGATATCGAATCCTTGAAAAAAGAAATGAGCGAGTCTTACCAAAAATTATTGAGAAATAACCAGGAATGGGTGGAGGAGAAGACAGCGGAAGATCCGGAGTTTTTCTCTAGACATGCAGAAGGCCAAACACCTCAGACATTGTTCATAGGTTGTAGCGACTCTAGAGTTCCTGTAAATGTGATCACTAAGACCAATCCTGGGGAAATTTTCGTGACCAGAAATATCGCTAACGTGGTTTCTGTGGATGATATGTCCCTATTCAGCGTTGTTCAGTATGCGATCGATGCGTTGAACGTAAAACATATCATTGTTTGCGGTCATACAGGCTGCGGTGGGGTTAGGGCCGCACTTCAAGGAAAGGCAGCGGGCCTTATAGACAACTGGATCACTCATATTAAGGATGTGTATCTAAAACATAGGGAAGAATTGGACGCTTTGCCTGAAGACAAAAGGGAAGAGAGGTTGATCCATCTGAATGTTGCGGAACAGGTAGTGAACTTATATAAGACCGGAATGATCCAAAATGCTTTGGCTAAATACGGGTTTCCTGAGATACACGGCTGGGTATACGATATCCGAAACGGACAGATCAGCGAAGTAGACTATAAGGACATTCTCTCCAAGGAACTTGGAGGGCTGTACGGTTATTCTAAATAGCAGTCGGTTGGTAGAGTAGTTCTTGGACTCTTAGGTATTTGTCCATTCCGTTGATCTCCCAACGGACTACTTCTCCCACTCTAGCGCCTAATACTGCAGAGCCATGAGCGGAGAATAAAGAAAGTTTACCGTTAGCGGGAGCGTTTTCAGTATATTCATCGGGATATACTAGGGTAAATTGAAATGCTTCCGCGTTACCCAAGTCTCTAAGCACGAATTTAGAATTCATAGTGATCAGGTCTTGCGGAACTTGGTTCTGATCTATCTTTTTAGCTTTAGATAGCGTCTTACGTATGATTTCTAAGATACTCGGCTGGACTACTTTGGATTGGGCGGAAACCTCAAGGGTGGAAAGAATCCTTTGATGATCATTCTTTGAAAGAAATCTTTTACCACTCATGACGCGGTGCCTCCCTTAGAAAACAAATCCGAAACTTACATATCCGCGAAATGTACTCAAGCTTTTTTCCTTTTCTTGAATTTTACGAAAATTGCATTCGTTTATGCGACATAGAATTTCTCCTTAAAGATAAATTATACTAAACGAAAGATAAGTTTCGTTCGACATAGGAAGAAGACATGTTCCTAACTTTGTTCCAGCCGACTCGAAATAAATCCTTCGCATTAGTTAAGTACCTGTTTCGTTTAGTCCGCAAAGATATACGACCTATACTGATCCTTCCCAAAGGAAGTTTGGGGCTGGAAGATGGACTCAGTTTTGGAAGAATGATCTCCAAAATTTCAAATCATCACTCTTCAGCAGTGTTGGGCCTCGCAGAAAATTTTTCTCAAGCGGTTCACTTCTGTAAAGAGATCCGATCCGGTACTCTTGGCGGTCATGCAGGAAGAGAACTTCCTATCTTTGTGGATATTACTAGACTTACTCTCGGTCCGGAGTCGGAAGATCTAGAGGAGGCCATCCTAGGTTTGGGGGAAAATTGGAGCAGGATTTTTCCACTGACTTGTTTTATTGAAATAGGAAGGGACAGTTCCAGACTAGAAGAAGCAAGCGGACGTACTTCTCTATTCAGAATTTCTTCTTTAGTCATGGAAAGAAAGGGGAAGGACTGGAGGTCTCTCAAGAGTGAGAAGAAGGATGAGGATTCGTACGGGGACTGGACCTACGAACTGATCTCTGATCTTCTTCCAGACAGAGGCGCTTGAAATTTTTTTCCAATTATGAATAAGACCCGTCCGGCCCCTGTCTTTTTTTTAGGGGCCAAGCTAGGGGGTATTTCATATTTTTAATTGAAGTTTTTTCGATCTCGGTCTTGACTGATAAAAATTTTGCCCCTAATGGGGAAGAGCAGGTTGATCTTGCATGATCGAAAGACGCACGAACAAGTTCGGGGAAAACGGAATCTTCGCCTCTCAACCAATTGCTAAGGGAACATTACTGTTCAGCTATAGCGAATGGATCGAAGATGAGGAATTCGGATGGAAAGTACTCTCCGTCTCGGAAGCCGATGAACTTCCGGAAGAGGAAAAGGAAATCTTCATGAAATACGGCTATGACGTAGACTTCGGCCTAGTCACCGGCCCTTCCGGACCTGAATTTGTTATCAATCACTCCAACTTTATGAACCATTCCTGTGATCCGAACATGTGGTACGATCAAACGGACAATATTATAGCCAAAAGGGATATAGAAGTTGGAGAAGAGCTTACCATCGACTACGGTAACTTCGTAGTGAACTTCGACCAAACCTTTGAATGTGCTTGTGGAGCAACCGGCTGCCGCAAATTCATTCGTAAGGACGATTGGAAACTCTTACTACCTCAGTATAGTCTCAACTTTCCTACATTCATGCATAAGGAAATTAAGAAGATCCTGGTAAAAGTCCCTGCATAGGGACTTTTTTGTTTCTAGATCCAGGATCATTTCCTGATCCTGGATTGCCTTCTCCATAGGATACGGGCAAAACTTTCTCCTTCCTGTCCGGAAGTCTTCCAAAGTTCCGGGTCGCTTGTCTTACGGGCATTCTCTATCGTATAAAAGGCTCCTGGCGCCGTATTCTTTAAGATTCCAAGTACAATGGGTATATCCTTTCTTCTTAATAAGGATAGAATGACTTTGACCGGACCTCTAACTCCCTGAGCTTCCAGTGTGGTTGTGCGATAGCCTGCTTGGGCCAGGTTTTGGACGATCTCTTCTCCCTTTTCAGGAACAATGATGCGGATGAGTGAATGCCCGAGGGCCAGTTTTTCTTCTACCACCATTCCTAGGAAAGTGCCCGTAGCAAATCCACCAGCGTATGCTATATAACAGAATACATTGCTTAGGTTTCTCATGATCTGAGTGATTACGATCAGCCAGAGAAGTACTTCTACAAAGCCTAGGAGGGCTGCCAGGATCTTTCTTTCTCTGGAGATTAGAATGATCCGGACAGTGCCTATGCTTACGTCCGTCATTCTGGCAAAATAAATTCCGAGGGGTAAAACTAGATAATCAAAGGCCCAGTTAGGCATTCGATAATTCTGCAGGTTCCTAGGTGGTTGGCCAGCAATTTACGGTTTGCAGTACACTTCTACGGTTTTGGTGGTATAGAAGGGACCGATCAAGGTATGAATGACTAGATCCACGAATCCGGTTTTGATAATCACTTCCGGATGGTTCCTGTCGCAGCCTGCTTCCATTGGTGCGGTAGTAGGATAAATCCCGAAAACAGTGCTTCCTTGTTTTACTTTTTTATCAGGGCCTGGAGTTTCCTTTGCCAATGCATAGGGAGTATCTCCTCCCTTATGAACCACAGTAGTAGTATGACAACCTGCGGAAAATCCCAAGGCCAAAACCAATATTAGAGTTTTGATTATCTGTAACATTCTATCTCCACTGTTTGAGGGGAATAGATCGCAAGAGTTAACTGCTCCCAAAGTCCGTTCCAAAAACTTGTATACTGATGAACTGATTTAGGT harbors:
- a CDS encoding SET domain-containing protein, coding for MIERRTNKFGENGIFASQPIAKGTLLFSYSEWIEDEEFGWKVLSVSEADELPEEEKEIFMKYGYDVDFGLVTGPSGPEFVINHSNFMNHSCDPNMWYDQTDNIIAKRDIEVGEELTIDYGNFVVNFDQTFECACGATGCRKFIRKDDWKLLLPQYSLNFPTFMHKEIKKILVKVPA
- a CDS encoding DUF2179 domain-containing protein, with product MPNWAFDYLVLPLGIYFARMTDVSIGTVRIILISRERKILAALLGFVEVLLWLIVITQIMRNLSNVFCYIAYAGGFATGTFLGMVVEEKLALGHSLIRIIVPEKGEEIVQNLAQAGYRTTTLEAQGVRGPVKVILSLLRRKDIPIVLGILKNTAPGAFYTIENARKTSDPELWKTSGQEGESFARILWRRQSRIRK
- a CDS encoding carbonic anhydrase, with amino-acid sequence MNLKTKQFFSNLPYDLSSSIAVFLVAIPLCLGIAHASGAPLFSGIISGFIGGIVVGIFSKSALSVSGPTASLTAIVLSGIKDLGNFEAFLLALLIAGMIQTLLGILRTGALSAYLPSATVVGMSVAIGLLLVVKQLPHLIGYDVEEFGVEEFDITQEDVNESYHDPHEVKETNSLMLLVHAFRNLQSNVLVIGVISLLSFWIWDRYFAKKFKYVPASLVAIILGTSTNLLLGHLLPGGALSQDHLVTLPIFKNPSELFAHLDFPNFSYWDQAPVWTLALTVAFASSLESLLSVEVVDKLDEENRKTPMSQELIAQGLGNMACGLAGGIPITSVVVRGSVNVSSGAKTKFSAIFHGAWIGISVLLFPKFMNTIPLASLAAILTFTGLKLAKPAMFRLMFQKGYSQFLPFLATVVVTFFTNVLIGTFCGILVALVFVLYEDHRTAIYREERHGKFRRIVLGENLGFFHKAKIKAVLESQPSGITLEIDGTRTLHMDQDIKELIHEFRKNAYRKGITVILGGIPNMENDIESLKKEMSESYQKLLRNNQEWVEEKTAEDPEFFSRHAEGQTPQTLFIGCSDSRVPVNVITKTNPGEIFVTRNIANVVSVDDMSLFSVVQYAIDALNVKHIIVCGHTGCGGVRAALQGKAAGLIDNWITHIKDVYLKHREELDALPEDKREERLIHLNVAEQVVNLYKTGMIQNALAKYGFPEIHGWVYDIRNGQISEVDYKDILSKELGGLYGYSK
- a CDS encoding LIC_10461 domain-containing protein, whose amino-acid sequence is MLQIIKTLILVLALGFSAGCHTTTVVHKGGDTPYALAKETPGPDKKVKQGSTVFGIYPTTAPMEAGCDRNHPEVIIKTGFVDLVIHTLIGPFYTTKTVEVYCKP
- a CDS encoding GreA/GreB family elongation factor: MSGKRFLSKNDHQRILSTLEVSAQSKVVQPSILEIIRKTLSKAKKIDQNQVPQDLITMNSKFVLRDLGNAEAFQFTLVYPDEYTENAPANGKLSLFSAHGSAVLGARVGEVVRWEINGMDKYLRVQELLYQPTAI